One stretch of Streptomyces sp. R21 DNA includes these proteins:
- a CDS encoding ASCH domain-containing protein, which produces MTSDSHADTPNADLASLRKAEFGFPGSLRDRLVAAILDGSKTSTTGLVADYEHEGDPLPEVGSRSVVVDSDDRPVAVIETTSLRVVPLAEVDLAHVFDEGEGDADVAEWRANHEKFWHSPEMRAAMDDPAFTVDDTTPTVLERFRLVTDLRSAD; this is translated from the coding sequence ATGACCTCCGACTCTCACGCCGACACCCCGAACGCGGACCTCGCGTCCCTGCGCAAGGCCGAGTTCGGCTTCCCCGGCTCCCTGCGCGACCGCCTCGTCGCCGCGATCCTCGACGGCTCGAAGACCTCCACGACGGGGCTCGTCGCCGACTACGAGCACGAGGGCGATCCCCTGCCGGAGGTCGGGAGCCGTTCGGTCGTCGTCGACTCGGACGATCGCCCGGTCGCGGTCATCGAGACGACCTCCCTCCGCGTCGTCCCGCTCGCGGAGGTGGACCTCGCCCACGTCTTCGACGAGGGCGAGGGTGACGCCGACGTGGCCGAATGGCGGGCGAACCACGAGAAGTTCTGGCACAGCCCCGAGATGCGCGCCGCGATGGACGACCCCGCCTTCACGGTCGACGACACGACTCCGACCGTCCTCGAACGCTTCCGCCTAGTCACGGACCTCCGCTCCGCCGACTGA
- a CDS encoding gamma-glutamylcyclotransferase family protein, translated as MTLPFFVYGTLRPGEHNHDLFLRGRTASEEPGRLRGAVLYDGPGYPYAVEEAGGVVHGELVTALPTAYEELLGALDRLEEYVPGGRRNLYERVVRDVVRADGAVVRAWVYVAAPAVAARLRARGELVVGGDWRGRR; from the coding sequence GTGACCCTGCCCTTCTTCGTCTACGGGACCCTGCGCCCCGGCGAGCACAACCACGACCTCTTCCTGCGCGGGCGCACCGCCTCCGAGGAGCCCGGGCGGCTGAGGGGCGCGGTGCTGTACGACGGACCCGGCTACCCGTACGCCGTCGAGGAGGCCGGTGGCGTGGTCCACGGCGAGTTGGTGACCGCGCTGCCCACGGCGTACGAGGAACTGCTCGGTGCGCTGGACCGGTTGGAGGAGTACGTGCCGGGCGGCCGCCGCAACCTGTACGAGCGGGTGGTCCGGGACGTGGTCCGCGCGGACGGCGCCGTCGTGCGGGCCTGGGTGTACGTGGCCGCGCCCGCCGTCGCCGCGCGGCTGCGGGCGCGTGGCGAACTCGTCGTGGGCGGGGACTGGCGGGGGCGCCGCTGA
- the cutA gene encoding divalent-cation tolerance protein CutA: protein MATGDWLTVLTTTDAAEKAEALARGAVRDRVAACAQISGPVTSVYRWKGAVETAGEWQVLFKTTGARYDALESYLREAHDYDTPEIIATPVVRGSADYLRWVEEETAE, encoded by the coding sequence ATGGCCACCGGCGACTGGCTGACCGTGCTGACCACGACGGATGCCGCGGAGAAGGCGGAAGCGCTCGCGCGGGGCGCGGTGCGGGACCGGGTCGCGGCCTGCGCCCAGATCTCGGGGCCCGTGACATCCGTGTACCGCTGGAAGGGAGCCGTGGAGACCGCCGGCGAGTGGCAGGTGCTCTTCAAGACCACCGGCGCCCGCTACGACGCGCTCGAGTCGTACCTCCGCGAGGCCCACGACTACGACACCCCCGAGATCATCGCGACACCGGTCGTGCGGGGGAGCGCCGACTATCTGCGGTGGGTCGAGGAGGAGACCGCCGAGTGA
- a CDS encoding sulfite exporter TauE/SafE family protein has translation MPDISLTMVVLLCVAALAAGWIDAVVGGGGLLLLPVLLLGLPGGTAATYALGTNKAVAIVGTSGAAVTYARKTKVDVGTAVRIGLAALAGSTAGAFVAAGLSTDVLKPVVMVVLLGVGAFVILRPAFGTAPSTEPVSARRVLAAIGLAGLGIGFYDGLIGPGTGTFLVLALTALLHLDLVTASATAKIVNCCTNAGALATFAWKGTVFWQLAALMAVFNLVGGMVGARTALKKGSGFVRVVLLTVVFALVANLAYNQWVA, from the coding sequence ATGCCCGACATATCGCTGACCATGGTCGTTCTGCTGTGCGTCGCCGCGCTCGCGGCCGGCTGGATCGATGCCGTGGTGGGCGGCGGCGGGCTGCTGCTGCTTCCCGTGCTGCTGCTCGGGCTGCCCGGCGGCACCGCCGCGACCTACGCCCTCGGCACCAACAAGGCCGTGGCCATCGTCGGCACCTCGGGCGCCGCCGTGACGTACGCGCGCAAGACCAAAGTCGACGTGGGGACCGCCGTACGGATCGGGCTCGCGGCGCTCGCCGGCTCCACCGCCGGCGCGTTCGTGGCCGCGGGCCTGAGCACCGACGTACTGAAGCCGGTCGTCATGGTCGTGCTGCTCGGCGTCGGCGCCTTCGTGATCCTGCGCCCCGCCTTCGGCACCGCCCCCTCGACCGAGCCCGTCTCCGCGCGCCGCGTTCTCGCCGCGATCGGGCTCGCGGGCCTCGGCATCGGTTTCTACGACGGGCTCATCGGCCCCGGCACGGGTACGTTCCTGGTGCTCGCGCTGACCGCGCTCCTCCACCTGGACCTGGTGACCGCCTCCGCCACCGCCAAGATCGTCAACTGCTGCACCAACGCCGGCGCCCTCGCGACCTTCGCCTGGAAGGGCACGGTGTTCTGGCAGCTCGCCGCGCTGATGGCCGTCTTCAACCTGGTCGGCGGCATGGTGGGCGCGCGCACCGCGCTGAAGAAGGGCAGCGGGTTCGTCCGGGTCGTGCTGCTGACGGTGGTGTTCGCCCTGGTGGCGAACCTTGCGTACAACCAGTGGGTGGCCTGA
- a CDS encoding class F sortase, with product MRVRRFGNLAIGSVTVVALCTGAWLLRSGAEWHAPPQPSAAQAASPGSTAARSAATALPPSPPDRIRIPSIHVNAPLTGLGLTPTGSLDVPPAAKKNLAGWYEAGTTPGERGTAVVAGHVDNAEGPAVFYDLGALKKGSTIEVERRDGGTARFSVDAVEVYDARHFPDEKVYGAARRPELRVITCGGGYSKSTGYQGNVVVFAHLTGSNR from the coding sequence GTGCGCGTGCGCAGGTTCGGGAACCTCGCCATAGGGTCCGTCACCGTGGTCGCCCTCTGCACCGGCGCATGGCTGCTGCGCAGCGGCGCCGAGTGGCACGCACCACCACAGCCGTCGGCCGCGCAGGCCGCGTCGCCGGGCTCCACCGCCGCACGTTCCGCGGCCACCGCGCTCCCGCCCTCCCCGCCCGACCGCATCCGCATCCCGTCCATCCACGTGAACGCCCCGCTGACCGGCCTCGGCCTGACCCCGACCGGCAGCCTCGACGTCCCGCCCGCCGCGAAGAAGAACCTCGCGGGCTGGTACGAGGCCGGCACCACCCCCGGTGAGCGGGGTACGGCCGTCGTCGCGGGACACGTCGACAACGCCGAGGGCCCCGCCGTCTTCTACGACCTCGGGGCCCTGAAGAAGGGCAGCACGATCGAGGTGGAGCGGCGCGACGGCGGCACGGCCCGCTTCTCCGTCGACGCGGTCGAGGTCTACGACGCCCGGCACTTCCCCGACGAGAAGGTGTACGGGGCGGCCCGCCGCCCCGAGCTGCGCGTGATCACGTGCGGCGGCGGCTACTCGAAGTCGACCGGCTACCAGGGGAACGTGGTCGTCTTCGCCCACCTGACGGGCAGCAACCGCTGA
- a CDS encoding molybdopterin oxidoreductase family protein: protein MQTSVTPAHCPYCALQCGMNLTPEQNGGVTVVERPDFPVNRGALCGKGRTAPELLSSRVRLTSPLVRNAGVLTPATWEEALDRIAEGLARTRTEHGPDACGVFGGGGLTNEKAYALGKFARVVLGTSQIDYNGRFCMSSAAAGGIKAFGLDRGLPFPLEDIPRTGCVILVGSNLAETMPPALRYLTELKENGGTLIVIDPRRTRTAEQADLHLAPRPGTDLALALGLLHLIVAEGRTDEAYIQERTSGWEEARAAAMAHWPEYVERITGVPVPQLRETVRLFCEPENAMVLTARGPEQQSKGTDTVGAWINLCLATGRSGRPRSGYGCLTGQGNGQGGREHGQKADQLPGYRKLTDPAARRHVAEVWGVDPDSLPGPGRSAYELLDALGTDIRSLLLMGSNPVVSAPHAAHIEKRIRSLDFLAVADVVLSETAALADVVLPVTQWAEETGTTTNLEGRVLLRRRAITPPSGVRSDLDVLHELAARLGVEKGFPTDPEEVFDELRRASAGGPADYSGITYRRLAEENGVFWPCPAPAADCEDASLDVLPDDPAEDTGSDVAAAGAHPGTPRLFLDRFATEDGRARFVPVSHRPSAEEPDDEYPVLLTTGRVVAQYQSGAQTRRVDELNAAAPGPFVEMHPRLAQRLGAVDGADVAVVSRRGRAVAPARITTSIRPDTVFMPFHWPGEGRANTLTNPALDPTSRMPEFKTCAVRLETVN from the coding sequence ATGCAGACCTCCGTGACGCCCGCCCACTGCCCGTACTGCGCCCTGCAGTGCGGGATGAACCTCACGCCCGAGCAGAACGGGGGCGTCACGGTGGTCGAGCGCCCCGACTTCCCGGTGAACCGGGGCGCGCTGTGCGGCAAGGGCCGTACGGCACCGGAGCTGCTCTCGTCCCGGGTCCGGCTGACCTCCCCGCTGGTCCGGAACGCGGGCGTCCTTACGCCCGCGACCTGGGAAGAGGCCCTCGACCGGATCGCCGAGGGGCTGGCCCGCACGCGCACGGAGCATGGCCCGGACGCGTGCGGGGTCTTCGGCGGGGGCGGACTGACGAACGAGAAGGCGTACGCCCTCGGAAAGTTCGCCCGGGTCGTCCTCGGCACCTCGCAGATCGACTACAACGGACGCTTCTGCATGTCGTCCGCGGCGGCCGGCGGCATCAAGGCCTTCGGCCTCGACCGCGGCCTGCCGTTCCCCCTGGAGGACATCCCCAGGACCGGGTGCGTGATCCTCGTCGGCTCCAACCTCGCCGAGACGATGCCGCCCGCACTGCGCTACCTCACCGAGCTGAAGGAGAACGGCGGCACGCTGATCGTCATCGACCCGCGCCGCACCCGTACGGCCGAGCAGGCGGACCTGCACCTCGCGCCCCGGCCGGGCACCGATCTCGCCCTGGCGCTGGGCCTGCTGCACCTGATCGTGGCCGAGGGGCGCACGGACGAGGCGTACATCCAGGAACGTACGAGCGGGTGGGAGGAGGCGCGGGCGGCGGCGATGGCGCACTGGCCGGAGTACGTGGAGCGGATCACCGGTGTTCCCGTGCCTCAACTCCGGGAAACCGTACGGCTGTTCTGCGAGCCCGAGAACGCCATGGTGCTCACGGCGCGCGGGCCCGAGCAGCAGTCCAAGGGGACGGACACGGTCGGGGCATGGATCAACCTGTGCCTGGCGACCGGGCGTTCGGGGCGGCCACGGTCCGGCTACGGCTGCCTGACCGGGCAGGGCAACGGACAGGGCGGACGCGAACACGGCCAGAAGGCCGACCAGTTGCCCGGCTACCGCAAGCTCACCGATCCCGCCGCGCGCCGCCACGTCGCCGAGGTGTGGGGCGTCGACCCGGACTCGCTGCCCGGCCCGGGACGCAGCGCCTACGAACTCCTCGACGCCCTCGGCACGGACATCCGGTCACTGCTCCTGATGGGCTCGAACCCGGTGGTGTCCGCGCCCCACGCCGCACACATCGAGAAGCGCATCAGGTCGCTGGACTTCCTGGCGGTCGCGGACGTCGTCCTCTCCGAGACGGCGGCCCTCGCGGACGTCGTCCTGCCCGTCACCCAGTGGGCCGAGGAGACCGGCACGACCACCAACCTGGAGGGCCGCGTCCTGCTGCGCCGCCGCGCGATCACCCCGCCCTCCGGCGTACGCAGCGATCTCGACGTCCTGCACGAACTGGCCGCCCGGCTCGGCGTGGAGAAGGGCTTCCCCACGGACCCGGAGGAGGTCTTCGACGAGCTGCGCCGGGCGAGCGCCGGCGGGCCCGCGGACTACTCGGGGATCACCTACCGGCGGCTCGCGGAGGAGAACGGGGTGTTCTGGCCGTGCCCGGCACCCGCCGCCGACTGCGAGGACGCCTCGCTGGACGTCCTTCCGGACGACCCGGCCGAGGACACCGGCTCGGACGTCGCCGCGGCCGGGGCGCACCCCGGTACGCCCCGCCTCTTCCTCGACCGGTTCGCCACCGAGGACGGCCGGGCGCGTTTCGTCCCGGTCTCCCACCGGCCGTCCGCCGAGGAGCCGGACGACGAGTACCCGGTGCTGCTGACCACCGGGCGCGTGGTCGCGCAGTACCAGTCCGGCGCGCAGACCCGCCGCGTCGACGAGCTCAACGCCGCCGCGCCCGGCCCCTTCGTGGAGATGCACCCGCGCCTGGCGCAGCGACTGGGCGCCGTGGACGGCGCGGACGTGGCCGTCGTGTCGCGTCGGGGCCGCGCCGTTGCCCCCGCGCGGATCACCACCTCCATCCGCCCCGACACCGTCTTCATGCCGTTCCACTGGCCGGGCGAGGGCAGGGCCAACACGCTGACCAACCCGGCCCTCGACCCGACGTCCCGCATGCCGGAGTTCAAGACGTGCGCGGTACGGCTGGAGACGGTGAACTAG
- a CDS encoding sensor histidine kinase, with protein sequence MHRLRALVAFPFGRKALAALLYGVLAFPLALAGFSLTLAGLLVGGVLSVTTLGPWLIAVTVRGALAMGRLQRALARVLLGWEIEEPERHAGTGLLGWRRAVLADRSGRRAVACALTTPFTGVLAYVAVVVGYAYGVLLTLHPLLKRWNYNTVRAADGTERHISLEFFGFQVDTWPRWLIPVTLGLLLLATASWLLRGALTPHRMLLTALLGPDAADRRIRTLEETRAQAVDDAAATLRRIERDLHDGTQARLVGLAMHLTMIRELITAGAEPDRLLTVVDTARGNATQAISDLRHLVKGIHPPVLDQGLDTALATLAADSALPVEVTADIGSRPSPAVESIAYFCAAELLANATKHSGASLATVEVTAQDGLLRLSVRDDGRGGAVIGAGSGLAGLLTRVRTVDGTLTCDSPPGGPTVVTVRLPY encoded by the coding sequence ATGCACCGCCTTCGCGCACTCGTGGCCTTCCCCTTCGGGCGGAAGGCCCTCGCGGCGCTCCTGTACGGAGTGCTCGCCTTTCCGCTCGCCCTGGCCGGGTTCTCCCTGACCCTGGCAGGGCTGCTGGTCGGCGGGGTCCTGTCGGTGACCACGCTGGGGCCCTGGCTGATCGCGGTCACCGTGCGCGGAGCGCTTGCGATGGGCAGGCTCCAACGCGCCCTCGCGCGCGTGCTGCTGGGGTGGGAGATCGAGGAGCCGGAGCGGCACGCAGGGACCGGACTGCTCGGCTGGCGGCGTGCCGTCCTCGCCGACCGCAGCGGCCGGCGCGCGGTCGCCTGCGCACTGACGACACCCTTCACCGGCGTCCTCGCGTACGTCGCCGTCGTCGTCGGCTACGCCTACGGTGTGCTGCTCACCCTGCACCCGCTGCTCAAAAGATGGAACTACAACACGGTGCGCGCGGCCGACGGCACCGAGCGGCACATCTCCCTGGAGTTCTTCGGGTTCCAGGTCGACACCTGGCCGCGCTGGCTGATCCCCGTCACCCTCGGCCTGCTGCTCCTGGCCACCGCCTCCTGGCTGCTGCGGGGAGCCCTCACCCCGCACCGCATGCTGCTCACCGCCCTGCTCGGCCCCGACGCCGCCGACCGCCGTATCCGCACCCTGGAGGAGACCCGCGCCCAGGCGGTCGACGACGCCGCCGCCACCCTGCGCCGCATCGAACGCGACCTGCACGACGGAACACAGGCCCGGCTCGTCGGCCTCGCCATGCACCTCACCATGATCCGTGAGCTGATCACCGCCGGCGCCGAACCCGACCGCCTCCTCACCGTCGTCGACACCGCGCGGGGCAACGCCACCCAGGCCATCTCCGACCTGCGCCACCTGGTCAAGGGCATCCACCCGCCCGTACTCGACCAGGGCCTCGACACCGCCCTCGCCACACTCGCCGCCGACAGCGCCCTCCCCGTCGAGGTCACCGCCGACATCGGCAGCCGCCCGAGCCCCGCCGTCGAGTCGATCGCCTACTTCTGCGCCGCCGAACTCCTCGCCAACGCGACGAAACACAGCGGAGCGTCCCTGGCCACGGTGGAGGTGACCGCCCAGGACGGGCTGCTGCGGCTGTCCGTCCGCGACGACGGGCGCGGCGGCGCGGTCATCGGCGCCGGCTCGGGGCTCGCCGGGCTGCTCACCCGGGTCCGCACCGTCGACGGCACGCTCACCTGCGACAGCCCGCCCGGAGGGCCTACGGTGGTCACCGTCCGACTGCCCTACTGA
- a CDS encoding NAD(P)/FAD-dependent oxidoreductase translates to MTSNTRVVVIGAGLAGVRLARRLGELGVPALLVGEEEHRPYNRVLLAEVLAGRYAPEVIALPTPAGLTRARVSGIDRAERRVTCADGSVIAYDTLVLATGSNPVLPPLRGLFTTDGAELPEGVHAFRTMDDCLGLSKAVRPGMRAVVIGGGLLGVSAARALAQRGAQVVLAQQSERLMERQLDPGASGLVLRHLEELGVEVHTECRVRDVRCVGGAVRSVEMSDGYALDADLVVLACGVHPRVGLAQIAGLDVRKGVVVDDELRTSDPHIRAIGDCAQHADTVYGLATPALEQADVLAELLASEAGRSANASARYTGTRSLTRLTLAGQDFLDLAAFGEPTPRPGDDVIQLADATRGTYRKVVVRDDRLVGGVLVGELGTVGALARAWEGAEPLPSDGGPLLHLLTNDGGS, encoded by the coding sequence ATGACCTCGAATACGCGTGTGGTGGTGATCGGCGCCGGGCTCGCGGGCGTACGTCTCGCCCGGCGACTCGGTGAGCTCGGCGTGCCAGCGCTGCTGGTCGGCGAGGAGGAGCACCGCCCGTACAACCGGGTTCTGCTCGCCGAAGTGCTTGCCGGCCGCTACGCCCCCGAGGTGATCGCGCTGCCGACGCCCGCGGGGCTGACCCGCGCCCGGGTCAGCGGTATCGACCGCGCCGAGCGCCGGGTGACCTGCGCGGACGGTTCGGTGATCGCATACGACACGCTCGTGCTGGCCACCGGCTCGAACCCGGTACTTCCGCCGCTGCGCGGCCTGTTCACGACCGACGGGGCCGAACTGCCCGAGGGTGTCCACGCGTTCCGCACCATGGACGACTGCCTGGGTCTGTCGAAGGCCGTACGGCCGGGGATGCGGGCGGTCGTCATCGGCGGCGGGCTCCTCGGTGTGTCGGCCGCCCGTGCGCTCGCCCAGCGCGGCGCGCAGGTCGTCCTCGCCCAGCAGTCCGAGCGACTGATGGAGCGTCAACTCGACCCCGGTGCCTCCGGCCTGGTGCTGCGGCACCTGGAGGAGCTGGGCGTCGAGGTGCACACGGAGTGCCGGGTGCGCGATGTGCGCTGCGTCGGCGGCGCGGTCCGCTCGGTCGAGATGTCCGACGGGTACGCCCTCGACGCGGACCTGGTGGTCCTCGCCTGCGGGGTCCACCCGCGTGTGGGCCTCGCGCAGATCGCCGGCCTCGACGTCCGCAAGGGCGTCGTGGTGGACGACGAACTCCGTACGTCCGACCCGCACATCCGGGCGATCGGGGACTGCGCGCAGCACGCCGACACGGTCTACGGTCTGGCGACTCCCGCCCTCGAACAGGCCGACGTACTGGCCGAGTTGCTGGCGAGCGAGGCCGGACGCTCCGCGAACGCCTCCGCCCGCTACACCGGAACCCGTTCCCTGACCCGGCTCACCCTGGCCGGCCAGGACTTCCTGGATCTCGCCGCCTTCGGCGAGCCCACCCCGCGCCCCGGCGACGACGTCATTCAGCTCGCCGACGCCACGCGCGGCACCTACCGCAAGGTCGTCGTCCGCGACGACCGCCTGGTCGGCGGCGTACTCGTCGGCGAACTCGGCACCGTCGGCGCGCTCGCGCGCGCCTGGGAGGGAGCGGAGCCGCTCCCCTCCGACGGCGGCCCCCTGCTCCACCTGCTCACCAACGATGGAGGCTCCTGA
- a CDS encoding NADPH-dependent FMN reductase: MKTTADEISAPVRPSEESSASEESSAPSASSASSASSASEGSPAPEAPIRVVVLVGSNREGRFGPVVAEWLLGEVRGRDDLAPEVVDVGEIALPMTFARSPEATAALAEVTPKLAAADAFVVLTPEYNHSFPAGLKNLIDWHYSEWRAKPVALVSYGGVSGGLRASEHLRQVFAELHAVTIRDTVSFHGARATFDEAGRPHDTVAPAAAVKVMLDQLVWWARVLREGRGVRPYGG; encoded by the coding sequence ATGAAGACCACCGCTGATGAAATCTCCGCCCCTGTAAGGCCGTCCGAAGAGTCCTCGGCGTCCGAAGAGTCCTCGGCGCCCTCGGCGTCCTCGGCGTCCTCGGCGTCCTCGGCGTCCGAAGGATCCCCGGCGCCTGAGGCTCCGATACGGGTCGTCGTCCTCGTGGGCAGCAACCGTGAGGGCCGCTTCGGTCCCGTCGTCGCCGAGTGGCTGCTGGGGGAGGTGCGCGGGCGTGACGACCTCGCGCCCGAGGTCGTGGACGTCGGCGAGATCGCCCTCCCCATGACCTTCGCCCGCTCGCCCGAGGCGACCGCCGCACTCGCCGAGGTCACGCCGAAGCTGGCCGCCGCCGACGCGTTCGTCGTCCTCACCCCCGAGTACAACCACTCCTTCCCGGCCGGCCTGAAGAACCTGATCGACTGGCACTACAGCGAATGGCGCGCCAAGCCGGTCGCCCTGGTCTCCTACGGCGGCGTCTCCGGAGGCCTCCGCGCCAGCGAACACCTCCGCCAGGTCTTCGCCGAACTGCACGCCGTCACCATCCGCGACACGGTCTCCTTCCACGGCGCCCGGGCCACCTTCGACGAGGCGGGCCGCCCGCACGACACCGTCGCCCCCGCCGCCGCGGTAAAGGTGATGCTCGACCAGCTGGTGTGGTGGGCACGGGTGCTGCGGGAGGGGCGGGGGGTGCGGCCGTACGGGGGTTAG
- a CDS encoding M4 family metallopeptidase, with amino-acid sequence MSRIRHIRGSRLAAAGVAATAATLLATALSPVAVANDRPSRATAIDNAASALVDLAAQLGLTSAQGTTVRDVVVDADGTQHVRYDRTYRQLPVLGGDFVVHLAPNGSFRSADRATRSPLSLSTVTPALAAPKAADLAVNALRAANLGETLKKITAKPQLVVDALHGAPKLAWRTQVVAQDTLGNPVARMVLTDARTGTQIDAWDSIETATGDGKSLYGGTVPLETTLSGSTYQLKDPTRGNTYTGDAANKTDLCIFGICISRAPATLFTDTDNHWGTGTTADRSTAAVDAQYGTNETWDYYRNVHGRSGIAGDGKGSYNRVHYGTNYNNAFWDDSCFCMTYGDGDGTTLGPLVGLDVAGHEMSHGVTSKTAALTYSGESGGLNEATSDIFGTLVEFYANNSSDPGDYLIGEKIVRSGFGKTALRFMDKPSKDGNSADCWSSSVGNLDVHYSSGVANHFAYLLAEGSGAKTKDGVSYDSPTCNGSTVSGIGHEKLGKIWYRALTVYMTSSTNYAAARTATLNAAKDLYGAGSTEYNAVAAAWTAVAVT; translated from the coding sequence ATGAGTCGAATACGGCACATCCGAGGTTCCCGTCTCGCGGCGGCCGGCGTGGCCGCCACCGCCGCCACGCTGCTGGCCACCGCGCTCTCCCCCGTCGCCGTCGCGAACGACAGACCGTCCCGGGCCACCGCGATCGACAACGCGGCATCGGCGCTGGTGGACCTGGCCGCCCAGCTGGGCCTGACCTCCGCGCAGGGCACCACCGTCCGGGACGTCGTCGTCGACGCGGACGGCACCCAGCACGTCCGCTACGACCGCACGTACCGCCAACTCCCGGTCCTGGGCGGCGACTTCGTCGTCCACCTGGCTCCGAACGGCTCCTTCCGCAGCGCCGACCGCGCCACCAGGAGCCCCCTCTCGCTCTCCACCGTCACGCCCGCGCTCGCCGCACCGAAGGCCGCCGACCTCGCGGTGAACGCGCTGCGCGCCGCGAACCTCGGCGAGACGCTGAAGAAGATAACGGCCAAGCCACAGCTGGTCGTCGACGCCCTGCACGGCGCACCGAAGCTGGCCTGGCGCACTCAGGTCGTGGCGCAGGACACGCTGGGCAACCCGGTCGCGCGCATGGTGCTCACGGATGCCCGCACAGGCACGCAGATCGACGCCTGGGACAGCATCGAGACGGCGACGGGCGACGGCAAGTCGCTCTACGGCGGCACGGTTCCGCTGGAAACGACCCTGTCCGGGTCGACGTACCAGCTCAAGGATCCCACCCGCGGCAACACGTACACGGGCGACGCCGCGAACAAGACGGACCTCTGCATCTTCGGGATCTGCATCAGCCGCGCCCCCGCGACCCTGTTCACGGACACGGACAACCACTGGGGCACCGGGACCACGGCGGACCGCTCCACCGCCGCGGTCGACGCCCAGTACGGCACCAACGAGACCTGGGACTACTACCGGAACGTCCACGGCCGCAGCGGCATCGCGGGCGACGGCAAGGGCTCGTACAACCGCGTCCACTACGGCACCAACTACAACAACGCCTTCTGGGACGACAGCTGCTTCTGCATGACGTACGGCGACGGTGACGGTACGACGCTCGGCCCGCTCGTCGGCCTCGACGTGGCGGGCCACGAGATGTCGCACGGCGTGACGTCGAAGACGGCGGCGCTGACCTACTCCGGCGAGTCAGGCGGCCTGAACGAGGCGACGTCCGACATCTTCGGCACCCTCGTCGAGTTCTACGCGAACAACTCCTCCGACCCCGGCGACTACCTGATCGGCGAGAAGATCGTCCGCTCCGGCTTCGGAAAGACGGCCCTCCGCTTCATGGACAAGCCGTCCAAGGACGGCAACTCGGCGGACTGCTGGAGCAGTTCGGTCGGCAACCTCGACGTCCACTACTCCTCCGGCGTCGCGAACCACTTCGCCTACCTCCTCGCCGAGGGCAGCGGCGCGAAGACCAAGGACGGCGTCAGCTACGACTCTCCCACCTGCAACGGCTCGACGGTCAGCGGTATCGGCCACGAGAAGCTGGGCAAGATCTGGTACCGCGCCCTGACCGTCTACATGACGTCCTCGACGAACTACGCGGCCGCCCGGACGGCGACCCTGAACGCGGCGAAGGACCTCTACGGCGCAGGCAGCACGGAGTACAACGCGGTGGCAGCAGCGTGGACCGCGGTCGCGGTGACCTGA
- a CDS encoding response regulator: MRVVIAEDSALLRDGLVQLLQLRGVQVAAAVGDAEALLAAVAEHGPDIAVVDIRLPPTQTDEGVRAAVRLRQDHPGVGVLIFSQYVETAYAAQLLGDPAGFGYLLKERVVDIGEFVDAMERVAAGGTALDPEVVAQLFGAGRRAGALDTLTSREREVLALMAEGRTNHGIAAGFTVSERAVEKHIANIFTKLDLPPSETGNRRVLAVLRYLEATEAAG, encoded by the coding sequence GTGCGCGTCGTCATCGCCGAGGACTCGGCCCTGCTGCGCGACGGGCTCGTCCAGCTCCTCCAGCTGCGCGGCGTGCAGGTCGCGGCGGCCGTCGGGGACGCGGAGGCGCTGCTCGCCGCCGTCGCCGAGCACGGCCCGGACATCGCCGTCGTCGACATCAGGCTGCCGCCCACCCAGACCGACGAGGGCGTCCGGGCGGCCGTACGGCTGCGGCAGGACCACCCCGGCGTCGGGGTGCTGATCTTCTCGCAGTACGTGGAGACCGCGTACGCCGCCCAACTGCTCGGCGATCCCGCCGGGTTCGGCTATCTGCTGAAGGAACGGGTCGTCGACATCGGCGAGTTCGTGGACGCCATGGAGCGGGTCGCCGCAGGCGGTACGGCCCTCGACCCCGAGGTCGTCGCACAGCTCTTCGGCGCCGGCCGTCGCGCCGGCGCCCTGGACACGCTCACCTCGCGCGAGCGCGAGGTGCTCGCGCTGATGGCCGAGGGCCGCACGAACCATGGCATCGCCGCGGGCTTCACCGTCTCCGAGCGGGCCGTCGAGAAGCACATCGCCAACATCTTCACCAAGCTCGACCTGCCGCCGTCGGAGACCGGGAACCGGCGGGTGCTGGCGGTGCTGCGGTATCTGGAGGCGACGGAGGCCGCGGGCTGA